In the Populus nigra chromosome 2, ddPopNigr1.1, whole genome shotgun sequence genome, acaaagcttaaaaaaatatgaatattttaaatgctagacaaaataattataatttagattCAATCACTGTCTCTCGCCAGTACCAAATGAGGCGAGGAATGACCTCAGACTAGGAgtcgaatttttttaatatattttcaaaattttattatttttcttttaagggaTGAGTTTTTTGCTATATGGAGGCGGATGAGCCTTTCTTTAAgggtgaataaaaaattaattctatttttttactatagatTGTATCAATTAGACAGAGAGGAGGATTGCCAGGTTCAACCAGAGAGTTACTTCCATTTTTCTCTCTAGCGGATCATATGATTCCTTCTCTGTTTCTCTATTTGAAGGTAGTGGGTTGGCATATTTAACTTTTGCCCTGTGTTTTTGTCTTATATCATGGTTGCTTTTAGTGGTGTTTTAAAAATTGGGCTACATGGAGGAGTTAATTCGGGATTCAATCAACGAGGTGTGAattaagttggaaaaaaaaattagctaacCAAGTCAAAATATGTTGATTTAATAATTAACATCTGGACACCAACTTGatagtttttttcattatataatttttgttataacagtgtagttttggttttttaaaattaaaaataaaaataaaaatcaaccctTGAGTTACGGGGATCTTTTCTGAAactatgaataaaaaatcaacaggaTAATGGATCcaaacattatttatttcaaaggCAACAACACGTTTTCCTTACAGTTGAATCACacaaatcaaacaataatttaCATATTAATCATTCCAGAATGAGCATGAAGATTGAAGCGGTCCAACCATAGAAGTACATGGAAGGACCAGAAGCCCGATCATACCTTCGCACTAGAGCTGGAGAATAGGCTCGCCATGGAATGATATGGTTTACAAAAAGCCTCCAAAGGCTTAGCCTTAACCATAGAAATTGCTGCTGCTACTGTCATATCAACCATCTCCGGTCCAGTCCTCTCCCACTCAAAGCACTGAAAAAGTGCAGCCATTGCCAACATGATTGCGCGCATACCCATGTTAGATCCTGGGCAAGCCCTCCTTCCCATACCAAATGGAATAAACTTGACGCCTTCCTTTTCCTCCTCGGTCACTTCAAATCTCTCTGGCTTGAACCTGTCAGGTTGTTCCCACATCTTGGGATCCCTGTGCATGGCGAAAGCATTCACCAGTAGGATTGTGCCTTTTGGAACGTTGTATCCTGCCACGGTACAGTCTTCAGATGGACAACGTGGGAGTAAGAGCGGCACAACAGGATACAACCGAAGCGTCTCATTGATAACGCAACGGAGATATTTTAGTTTGGGAAGATCCAACTCCTCTACCAAGCGCGTATGCCCAACTTGGCTATCAATCTCTTCTCTTACCTTCTGCAATATCTCTGGATGATTCAGCAGAAGTGACATTGCCCATTCCATGGTAACAGCTACTGTATCTGTCCCTGCAGAAAACATTGCCTGTAGAACAAGAAGAAATTCAAGTCAGCCAAGGAAAAATGCTGATATATACTTTTGTTCAATTCTGAACAGAAGCATTAGTAACATACACATCCATTTACACTGCAGGATActccataataattgaataaaaaatgtgAACAAATCTATCAATTCATCGTCCTTGTCCATATTTTAAGAATTTGATAGATGTTCTGCGATCAGCTGGGAAACACATATATAGCCACGTTCGTGTTCCGTGGGGGCAAAAACAGAAAACGAGCCAGAATTAGACATGGGGAGATGCATGAATTGAGAAAGTGAACGGCAGAATTGTTATACTGCAATTAGCATGCACCATCCATTTTTCATTAggaattttttaagatattgatAATGACATTTCTATTATAATATAATCAGTAGTTCGGTTTTTCTCAAAGGTAAATAACATGGATTAATAGGTTATCAGGTCAGTACACGAAATCGTTGAGTTAATCCAGATTAATTATTTAGTTCAAAAatcattgtttctttttaattaacccGACTAGGTTTCGATTGAATGCAACTTGATCGAATTAACTAGATTTAACCTGTCACATGGCCCGTCTAGATTAACTACAAAGAGCATATAATAAAGCCAAACGAAGACAGACAAATTGTCGGGGCCGGGGGAAAAGAAAAGTGCAGAAAGAGAATACAGCAAGCCAGCAAGAACAGCTCGTCAGCTCTCTTACAGGCAAGGAATATCACAAGCATGAAGCATCTGTCAAGGTAATTTTTCTGCGACATTAGTCAGTTGGCAGTTGAAAAAATAAGGGAGAAAcgaaataatcaaaataaatttctccATGCTATTCTTAATGGCCAACGATAAACAGCAAATAATTTTGTCAACTGCAAACCAAAATTCAGAAACAGATGGAAAGACAATCAATCTAAATCTGCCTGCAAAAACTGCTTACCACTACGAGACCCTTGATGATATCATCTGTATAGAAATCAGGTTCTTGTTCTTGGAGAGACAATAAAGTTTCGATCATGGTTGTCTTCTCCGGTCCTGCATCAGGACTTGAACATGAACTGGTTTTCTTTTGTCGAATCTCATCTATCAAGTCTTGCGAAAATCCATCCCTCCCATCACGCACCTTGATAACACTCTTCTCAAACCCTTTGTAATCGATCCATTTCAAAGCAGGAAAGAAATCACACAAACCCGTGGATAAAGGTGGATGGAATATCTTTTTGAGTTCCGTAAGATCCTGCTTGCCCAAATCCGAGCAGGCAACCTCCTCTTCAATACATTTCTTACCAGCAGACATCCTCATAGCGACATTAAAACTGAGGAGTGAGAAGAAATAATGCAAATCCACCTTTTTGTTGCCACTACAGGAGACTTTAGACAATTGGCGGAGAAGGGAGCAAACTTCTTCTTTGCGGACTGCAGAGAACTTATTGAGGCCTTTCTGAGAGAACATTTCAAGGACGGCGAAGCGCCTGAGGGTACGCCAAAGATGGCCATATGGAGAGAAGATAATAGTGGTATAGTTGTAAGTTAAATGATCTCCGGCTAAGAAAGTAGGCCTGTTGGAAAGGACCACGTCGTTCTTTGTGAAACATTCTTCAACAGCTGATGGAGAACTAAGAACAAGCATAGACCTGCAGCCTGCTTTAAGGGAAAGAACTGGGCCATATTGCTGCAATAAAGTCTGTAGCGTTTGGTGTAGTGGTGGCTTGAGAAGGTGGAGATGGCCTATTATTGGAAGAGAAGGAGGACTTGGTGGCAAGTTTTTGTTACCATGGAATGCATatttgattacaagaaaaaataggaagaaGAAAGCAAGGCAGCAGCAAGACAGCATGTTTTCCAAGAGAAGCATGAGAGAGTGGCTAGTCCAGTTATCCAACTCTTGTTCTTATCtggttaaataataaaattcatgccTGTGGatggttaaagaaaaataaattcttgtctTCGCGTTTTTGTAGTTGGAGATAATTTCTCatcttatcataattttaaaaatatttatgtaatctATATTAAATTGTGGTAAGaacttgaattgaattttttttttatataattttaaaaaaattattaaaacaattaatgaatCACTTAGCTAACTTGTAtcgattattttattaaaataatatagttttattctttattttagaaaaaaaaattgatgttgacTCCATTAAATATGAATCAAGTTTTACTAGATCAATGTGTGCTTAGTATTATAATgtattacattttttaaaaataacttttacttagaataatttttttaaaatatcaattcattaaaattattaaaaaatacttaaaaatatatcaaattaatattttttcatgctaaacacaaataaaaattatctttaaatagTTGAGTCCATTTGATTTTATCAACtcaatatattatatatccaattcaactaaaataatatacttCAAAATTCATATTTCTCTtatcaatttattataaatctatGACTAAAGGtagttgatatttatatattggCTTGGAACTCAATTAGTCaagtttttgctattattaaacaAGCAAAAGTCAAATTGGCATTTAACACGTGATAAAACAAACATGGTCCTTTGCTTGAGGTATAGAGCCAGTTGTGTTTCTAGAATCTAGACAGGGGACACTGAACTATATTTTATTGGGCCTGAGGCCTATTTGCAGATAAAGCACTTATTTaagttatttgaaataaaatggcATTTGTTTTTAAGCCCAGGATCAACTCATTATTTCTTTGACCGGCCCAAAACGTTGCAATGGAATAATTGCAAACATTCCGAATGAAACACAAGCCCAGGCCCAGTACATGTAATTATCTAGCgctgccttttttttcttttttctttttatcttaaaaacttttatttgagaaaagctaaatttataattttttatttaaactataACTGCAAAAGCTATTACAAGATAAAAATAGCATTTGGCAATATGACTGCCTGCGTttttgtcaaaaacaaaaattgaattttttttttaaaaattttttttatatatatttttaaatcgttttaatattctaatattaaaaaatatatatattattttaatatatttcaaaaccaaaacaatttaACAACTATCATAATACTATACACACACTAATAACAGCAGTAGCATGTAAATTCATAGATAGAACAGATCACACATTCTAAGATGGAAAACATTTCGAAGGAATGCTATCAGCGTGCGTCCATGTAAGACCTCCTTATGAACTTGGGGGAGAGGCCCTTCACTTGACCTCGAAGCCTTAAGCTAGACACGAAGATAACTTTCAAACCCATTTAAAGATGGGAGAGGAGGGTAAGCAAATCACGGCGGGGACTACACAATGCTTCCAGAGGCTTAGCTTTAGACAAAATCATTCCAAGACCATGGCTCGTGTCTTCCACTGTTCCAACCTTATCCCACTCGAAGCACTGGACGAGCACACCCAAGGCTAAAGAAACTATCTGCAAACCCATGCTAGCACCTGGACAAACTCTCCTCCCCATTCCAAATGGAATATATTTGAAACCATCTCCCTCTCCCAAACCTGCTTCAAATCTTTCAGGCTTGAATTCATTGGGCTCCTCCCAAAGTTTGGGATCTCTATGCATGGTCCAAGCATTTACCACCAGCATTGTGCCTTGCGGTATATCAAATCCCCCCGCAGTGCAAGCCTCAGACGAAAAATGAGGCAGCAAAAGGGGAGCTGGAGGATATAATCTAAGAGTCTCGTTTATGACACACCTCAGGTAGGGAAGCTTGACAATATCCGACTCGTTAAGCAAACGCCCATGTCCAACATGTTCATCAATCTCAGCTTTCACCTTCTGCATTACTTTTGGATGATTCAAGAGGAGTGTCATTGCCCATTCCAAAGTAATTGCTGATGTTTCTGTGCCAGCAATAAACATCATCTGGTATACATTGCTTTAGCATTGTTAGGATGAAAATCATACTCCTAGTGTTTTGACAATATTTAATTGTGTGAATATTGGAAATTTAGCATAGAAACAAATGTGAACTTTCAAGGGTCAAACACGATATTCCCATTCCTTTAGAGGTTAAGACATTTTTGGACACAAACGCACTATAACTGTAAGTAAAATGATCCCCAGCCAAGTTTTGGGGTTTGTCTGCAAATATTATGTCATTCTTGCTATATCCTGTGGATTGACCCAGCTAATTCTCGATCTAGACCTTAATCTGGATCTTATAACTATGGTTAGAGTTCATTATTTATATGCTCATTTTGTTATATCAACAAGTTTTCACAAACAACCAAGTAAATCTTCACTGGGGGGGTTAAGAATCTAAAGAATAGTGGCTTAAAGCTCAGACAAGAACACAGACAAGTTTCActtttttctcctctcctcCGGAACCAAAGTTGGGGAATGAAACTGAGCTGCCGAAGCTATGTTCTTTTCCAAAGATAGCTTCAACCAGCCAAAACTTTGAAGCAGTGTACTAATACGAATGACGAAACGAAATTGTTTTGCAGAATCAAACACTATGAACGAGTAGAAAAGGGCTTGCCGACTACGGATTGTACAGTAAATTTCGACATTTTCAGCCGCTAATAGTTCAGACTTCAGATTACTAAAGATGTAATAAAACAGAGAAAACTTGGTGCATGTTACTACGTACCAGCACTGTACTTTTGATAACTTCGTCCGCGTAAAATTCAGGTTCTGATTCTTGCAGACACAAGAGAATTTCAGCCACCGACCTTCTCTCTTCTCCATCTGTTACTTCATCAGTTTTCAAAGAAgtggttttctttaattttaatcgaatttcatcaatcaaattttgcaaaaattCATCTCTAATTCCATGCAACTTTTTCATATTCTTCTCCAGCCCTTTAAAACCAATCACCCTCAAAATTGGGATAAAATCACAGATATTCATGGCCAGGCTAGGAAAGAACTTATccttaaaatcttgaaatagTTGCTTCTCCATCTCTGTGCCAGCATGTTCCTCTTCAACACAACGTTTTCCAGCAGACACTCTCATGACAACATTGGAAGCCAGAATAGCGAACAAAAGCCTCAGCTCCACGTTCTGTGTTCCACTGGTTGAGACCTTCAACAGTCTGCGAACGAGGCAACTAACTTCTTCCTCACGTACCGTAGAGGACTTTCGTAGACTCTTTGAAGAGAATATTTCAGCAACAGCAAGACGTCGTAGCTTTCGCCAAAGATCACCATAAGGTGCCCACACAAAAGCAGAATAATTGTAGGTCAGACGATCCCCTGCCATTGACTTGGGCCTGTTCGCAAATATCTTGTCATTCTTGGTGAAGCATTCTTCCACAACAGATGGTGAAGACACAACGATGACAAAACGAGAACCAAATCTGAGAGATAGGGTTGGACCGTAACGTGATAAAAGAGAATGCAGTGATTTGTATAGTGGTTGCTTAAGGAGGTATAGGTGTCCAATAACAGGAAGAGCAAATGGAGCAGGGGGCAGATTTCTCTTCCGATGGAACGAGTTCTTGACAACAATGAAAAGGAAGAACAATAAAGCAAGGTGATAGGACAAGAATTCCATTAAGAAACAGAAAATCCAAGAACACCAGAGCCACGAAGAGGAAGATAGATCTTATTAACTAGGAAAGCCTGATGTGGTGAAGCGGTCAAGTGGGGTTACATGCTATGAACTGTTTGACTATCGAAATCAGCGGTCTTTCTGGGCCACTACTGAGAACTCCCATCCACTTTATGCTGACTAAATTGAATTGCTAAATTAACACAGTGTCTGGCCCCATGACCATGGAGTTTAGAGCAATGTTTcctatttttttacaaaataatttagagTAGGTCTCCCTTTTTGTCCTTATAACGAAGATTActctgaatattaattaaatatagatCGGAGTAGATTATAAAATAGTTTCCTAGttctaagaaattaattaattaatgaatttttccttttttaaaaactgattatttagttttttatagtattaaccatgttgaatttaataatattttattctaaaaatatcttcttttttcatcaGTCTTTtcataatatctatttttttgtgtttcttaaaataaaaacaataatttcattggataaaaacataaaataaaaaagaactaaacattaatttttgaaataaaataccaattaatttatttttcaaaactaaaaagattatGCATGATCTAGAAGTCTAGAGAGCAGATATTTActgaagaataaataaataaattgccgCGGCATTCAATTTCGAAGCCGACCATTTATTAATCAGACAGTTGGGGATTAGATTTTCAGAAGAAACAAGCGCTGTAGTTTGACTAATGGCAGTACTTGTGGCTCTACCAGCTAGGGACGTCATTGTTACATTAAATTTCTTTCCAACATCTCcaattgaaagattttttttagggtgTGTGGTGGTTAactgtggttattttttaaaatattttaaaaatatatatattaaaaattatttttttattttttaaaaattacttttaatattcacactttaaaattattttaaaaaatatgaaagttaaaaaactcaaattttaaatCTTGTTCTCAAACCGCTACAGGGTGTATTAGGAATTTTAGTAttgtacttttttaaaactatatttttgtataagaatatattaaaatatatatatttttaattttaacactaataattcaaaactagaaatactaaaaaatatcaataaaacaaattcaaaaattaaaattaaaacaactacTTGACTTGAATCACCTAGCATGCAAAATGATTCGGCAAagaaaataagagattaatggGTATTTAAAACAAGAACATGATGTGATCCGTTCAACTATGTTAGCTTCTTGATTGCAGAGGCCAGAGGGTCGGCCACAAGAAGCTATGCTTCTCCCTCTATATGGGTTCGTATATTGTCATCCTATCATTTATGGGCTTTTGTATGAGCAAAATGGCTGCAAGTCCTTGACTTTAGGATCTGATTAACAGCAGGTTATtgaatcaattgtttttattaaaatattttttttcttgatattattaGATAAGTCAGCAGCATCACTAAAATTCTAGCAAGGTTGAATGAATTTGACAAATTCAACATCTCATCTGGCTCTGTTAGAAACTCAATTCAGGTCAAGCTGGgttctagattttttaaatcaatcctATAAGCTGGATGAATTTAACGGTAACATCGATCGATGACATAGTATATAGGCATGCATCCTGCTTGCAAGGAATATGGAGTATATGATGGCTAATAGCCAGAAGTTCGGGGTGGTATGAGAGAGCACACGTCAGTAGAGACATGGTGGAGTTTAACAAGGTGTTCTCCGACGAAGGGGAAGGAGCAGTGGCGGATGGTCTCCTTGTTGATCATCAAACCATCGAAAAAAAGTAATAAGTGCATAGAAAAGACAATTAATACAGAACATTCACAGAAAAGTTGAACTTGTTTCTAGATCACTAGTtaatatattcataaattaCATACACTTGGTATCAAGCTACAACAAGAACAGCTAGAGTTGAAATTAAGCACAGACACATTTTACGAGCATAGAACTGCATCCTAGCTTTCAAGCGATTCTCAGCCATCACAATCATTGCCAAAATGCAGACTAATTAGTGGGATTGTGGTTGCAGCATCTAGTATGTGACCTTCAAGGTCTTCCTTTCACATTTTGCAGCTCTAGCTAATTCAAGAACTAGCAACAAAATTGATCTTCAATTTCTAAAGAGGCCAAGGAGTAATTACTTCTTGAGAACTAACAGAAAGACTTGGCTCAGCGGTTGTGAAGAGGGTCTGAAGCGTTTGGAACTTTTCTTTTGCTTGAAAAGAACATATCAAAGGAGTGCCTCAAACGTTTCTGTTGCTGCTTCTCTGTGCTACTCGGTGGCTGCTGATCTTGTAAGCCATGAACATTCACCATTGTCTCTTCTTTCTGATCTCCTGGGAGCAACAGTACAAGGAGAGTTAAAACCACTAGCTTCTGCAACATGTAGACTTGAAGGGACTGTTGAAGGTGCATTTTTCTACCTAGAAATTGTTTTGACGTTGGAGTGAGAGTGAGAAAAGAGAGCTTGCTGCTTCGAATCAGGGAGAGAAACGCAAGATCTGGGACCAGCAAGGTAAAGGCAGAAAGTTAGATGGCTTTGTTTGGCAAGGGAAGAGGAGGAAAGAAGTGATAAGGTAGCGTTGTTATTGAGTACACCCTGCAAACAAGGAACGCAACTCACGATGTAACTTTTTTGCTATTCTTTACATGTTCTTTGTATTTCACGAGAACTTTTTGCCTTCTATATTGCTTTCGTTCTCGCTTTCAGTCCCTAAAATAAGGTCACACCAGGTCTAATTTAtaacatatagtatatatacaCAGATCTTGGCTcttgtgcttttttttctttgtccgGGCAGTACTGTTTGTCAGCTTTGAAAACTAGTAAATTTACTCTTTATAGCTACTGCTTCATCTGGAGCCAGGCGAAAGAGTGACTTTAAAAAAATGGGTTTCTGAATTATtagtttcttattattttcaagaacttttttcTCCTTCATGCAAAGTTGAACGAAAAGGCAAGAATGTGCGAAGCTTTTAAGGGTGTAAAGCAGCTAATTTCCTACGCAAATCTTTACTTACAGTACAAGTTTTGAGTAGTCAAATCATGCGCAACTGAACCGACCCATGGTTCTTTCTTGTAGCCATTGAATATATGGAATCAAATATTGTACTGTACTGGAAAAGCAAGAGGGCTCTTCGGTGATGCAACAAGACGCAGTGATTCCTAATGTCATTCCGTGTCCGTGCTGGCTTGACAcgagattatttatttttaagttttcaaaatattcttgaaaaaatttaaatttgtatttattttttattttagattaaatttctTTAGATATTATAGATATACTGatataacaattaatttaaaaaataatagttaaaaaaaaccattattaaatttttagatacCTACTACGAAAAGAGAGGCACTGAAGCTGGGACCGAACATAAGCTAGCTATCCACATGTTGATGCTTGAAAAAATGGATTAAAGAATCTGAGGGGACGTAAAAAGAAGACAAGGTTGTTGAAAACATTATACAATTTGCTAGGAATTTCAGCTGGTTGCCATTATGATTACCGACACGTGGTGTGGAATCTTGCTGGGAGGTGTTTTAGGATACCgtaacagttatttttttaaaatattttttatttataaatattttttaaaatggaaatacaaaaagaaaatttttcttTCAGGCTCTCGTATACGTGTCTGTTTACTGGTTTGAAACTACCTACCTAGGGCGGAGTGGGCCTCCTACTCTAACCTATGGGGAGACAAAACTTTGATCTTAGCATCTTAGATATGTCGGGATTTTCTATCGAAGACTTGCCCGAAAAGGTGGAGATTACTTTGTGTCTAATAGTACGGTGCcatgtgtattttttaattaatttttaacattgatgtataaaaatcataaaaaaaatacattttatgtttttttcagataaaaaaacagtttaaaatacatgttaaacCATGATAACAAACACTCCTCCTAAGCCCGTTTGGCTATGTGATTGTGCCGTGTTTTTgctaaatttcaatttttatttttatttttatttttttataaattatatatatataattttaatatattaatgttaaaaataatttttttaaaataaatattttaatatgaaaatactacaCACTACCTTTATCGGCAGGTACGGAGAGAATACATAGGGAATCATTAAAGGGTGAAAACACGGGAAAGGAAGGACACTGAAAACAGACCTGACCCAAAAGGTTTAGCTTCTTAGGTAAAGGCTCTGTTACTTAGAGGCttgattatattatattatatgtcTTAATGAAAAAGCTTctacttaaattttttagaacactgtctatatatatatatatagccttaGTCCTCGGGAGAGAAAACAGACTAAACATTGCCCAAGCGTGTGGGGAGCTTGTTTGAAGCTTTGAAGCAACCACCAAACCGTATAGTAAAACACTTAGTCTAAATAAGGTATCTTTGTTATTgcagtttaattatgtttttttttaaataattttttttagtatttcttgatattttgatataaaaaaatacatattatttttatatgtttttaaacaaaaagtaaaTTGCTTGTATTACACTAATAATCATACTACAGAAAGTTAGGCgctttggttttttcttgttttttgaagGGAGACCGGACGGCCTCTGACTACGCAGCATACTCCGGCAAAGTCTTGTAATAAAATCTCAAGACACTCCACTTGTGGTCGCCACGGTTAACAAGCCAATCCACACATCTAATGTTCTCCGAAACACATGGCACTAGGCTATCTCCCGCGGTATTGAGGAAAATATGCATGATTAGGCAGGTTGTGCCTGTTTTAGGCACGCCTGAACTTTATGGTGCTGTACTGAGAGTCAAAATCTTAGCTACTGCTGTGGCACTAGCACTGAAGGCGAATGATGATCTTCCAAAGAAGGGTGCCGATTTCATTGCAAGCATAAAAGTACTTGGGGCATGCCATTTTGGGGCGGGAATCTAGAGAACCATATAATAGCAGTTTAAGGCACTTTTGTACATTTCATCTGTGAGAACCTGGCCTAGTTTCCACCATTGTAGCTGAACCCAGCACCATCTAGATGCTCCGTTTGTGGATAAGGTGCAATTTCGATTAGACAACTCTCTGCTCCAACCTCCTGGGTCATCAATCCACTAGCCACACTGGTCATGTTGTGACATGGAAGCTTCAATTGCCAGTGCCTTACCGGCGTATGAAAGCAAGTAGAGAATTGGGATCTACCTGTTTCCTCAGGATTTCTCACGAACACCTTGATTCTATGTTCGTTCTCCAAGCACTTTGCCCTGTATAAGACAACTACACGAGCCCACTAGGACAAAGGAAGCTGAAATGTTCCTTGAGTTCGTATAAAATATACCTATCTGCACCTCTTATCATCGCGATTAGCAAATAAACCTGGTTAAAGTCAACCACTCATCCATTAGTGTTACATACATCATAACTTTCCTACAAGTTTGACGTGTAGCAAAAAAGAAGTTGCTAATGAAGTTCCAGAGATGAAAAAGAACGAGTGGCGTGAACCTTCAGTCGGCAGAAGTAGTAGTGAATAATCTGCGCGGATAAAGCTAGGCTATCCTCGGTCTCTTTGCGCCCCTTCTAGCCGCTCCTTTCTTCAACCTCTTGATTAATCAATGCGTCTCTTCCAGTGATGTCAACAAGAACTAGAAATTCTACAAACAGATGCATCCAAGATTAGAAATTAtttagttaagattgatagttgcCATATTGAGGACTGCCAGAAAATCCTCTGCAGTAGTGCCAAGAATACTATCAGGACAGGATCAAGCTTTGAGATCACTAGGCAAAGACTGGGTAAAGGAAC is a window encoding:
- the LOC133682205 gene encoding cytochrome P450 81C13-like, with the protein product MLLLENMLSCCCLAFFFLFFLVIKYAFHGNKNLPPSPPSLPIIGHLHLLKPPLHQTLQTLLQQYGPVLSLKAGCRSMLVLSSPSAVEECFTKNDVVLSNRPTFLAGDHLTYNYTTIIFSPYGHLWRTLRRFAVLEMFSQKGLNKFSAVRKEEVCSLLRQLSKVSCSGNKKVDLHYFFSLLSFNVAMRMSAGKKCIEEEVACSDLGKQDLTELKKIFHPPLSTGLCDFFPALKWIDYKGFEKSVIKVRDGRDGFSQDLIDEIRQKKTSSCSSPDAGPEKTTMIETLLSLQEQEPDFYTDDIIKGLVVAMFSAGTDTVAVTMEWAMSLLLNHPEILQKVREEIDSQVGHTRLVEELDLPKLKYLRCVINETLRLYPVVPLLLPRCPSEDCTVAGYNVPKGTILLVNAFAMHRDPKMWEQPDRFKPERFEVTEEEKEGVKFIPFGMGRRACPGSNMGMRAIMLAMAALFQCFEWERTGPEMVDMTVAAAISMVKAKPLEAFCKPYHSMASLFSSSSAKV
- the LOC133682031 gene encoding cytochrome P450 81C13-like, with product MEFLSYHLALLFFLFIVVKNSFHRKRNLPPAPFALPVIGHLYLLKQPLYKSLHSLLSRYGPTLSLRFGSRFVIVVSSPSVVEECFTKNDKIFANRPKSMAGDRLTYNYSAFVWAPYGDLWRKLRRLAVAEIFSSKSLRKSSTVREEEVSCLVRRLLKVSTSGTQNVELRLLFAILASNVVMRVSAGKRCVEEEHAGTEMEKQLFQDFKDKFFPSLAMNICDFIPILRVIGFKGLEKNMKKLHGIRDEFLQNLIDEIRLKLKKTTSLKTDEVTDGEERRSVAEILLCLQESEPEFYADEVIKSTVLMMFIAGTETSAITLEWAMTLLLNHPKVMQKVKAEIDEHVGHGRLLNESDIVKLPYLRCVINETLRLYPPAPLLLPHFSSEACTAGGFDIPQGTMLVVNAWTMHRDPKLWEEPNEFKPERFEAGLGEGDGFKYIPFGMGRRVCPGASMGLQIVSLALGVLVQCFEWDKVGTVEDTSHGLGMILSKAKPLEALCSPRRDLLTLLSHL